In Thauera aromatica K172, one DNA window encodes the following:
- a CDS encoding DUF2889 domain-containing protein: MPLPVPALPRRPIHRRNIEIQGFQRADGLLELDASITDVKGIDYQLGSGLRPAGEPVHLMRIRVTLDEEFNIVDAVACSDGVPYPGQCDTIGPVYRKLVGLNLVRGFRRTVGEMFADVRGCTHLTEMLLSLPTAAIQTAASFRSDSEDTAGRPFQIDRCHALESSAEAVRLYYPKWYRGARSEV, encoded by the coding sequence ATGCCGCTTCCCGTCCCCGCTCTGCCCCGGCGTCCGATTCACCGCCGGAACATCGAAATCCAAGGTTTCCAGCGCGCCGACGGCCTGCTCGAACTCGATGCCTCGATCACCGACGTCAAGGGCATCGACTACCAGCTCGGGTCCGGGCTGCGGCCAGCGGGAGAGCCCGTTCACCTGATGCGGATCAGGGTCACGCTCGACGAGGAGTTCAACATCGTCGACGCCGTCGCCTGTTCGGACGGCGTGCCCTACCCGGGCCAGTGCGACACCATCGGGCCGGTCTACCGCAAGCTCGTCGGCCTCAACCTGGTGCGCGGCTTCCGTCGCACGGTGGGGGAAATGTTCGCCGACGTGCGCGGCTGCACCCACCTCACCGAAATGCTGCTGTCCCTGCCCACGGCGGCGATCCAGACCGCCGCCTCGTTCCGCAGCGACAGCGAGGACACCGCCGGCAGGCCCTTCCAGATCGACCGCTGCCATGCGCTCGAGAGCTCGGCCGAGGCTGTGCGGCTGTACTACCCGAAGTGGTATCGGGGCGCGCGAAGCGAAGTCTGA